Proteins co-encoded in one Marinobacter gudaonensis genomic window:
- a CDS encoding acyltransferase family protein yields MTSNISPAGASKSKFRADIQALRGAAILLVLFYHANLPGLDYAGFLGVDLFFVISGFLITGIIRDGLDAGTFSFLTFYFRRAKRLLPAAFAVIAAVVIVSPFIMTELALNDLQEQVWGSLLFIANFVIWDQTGYFEAAAETKPLLHFWSLAVEEQYYFVMPLMLFFVRRHAWFRVVAAISIASFVLSVYLAPRYPDAAFYLPLTRMWELGLGSMAAIATIPTRQLRWISLARLPAVALLIIVPFFPTGLSHPGLDALLVCGATLIIILGQTGSSWETALPVKAMARIGDISYSLYLVHWPVLVFTRELYEGEPPLAAIWVALLLSVLISAMIYRFVEEPFRKSSPRSRRRFVGGLTSCAAAIAISPVAVSAMAAPDQDFEHIRRTNYGVAFECSLKPNAPFTIHDTCITNAPPRVLVWGDSYAMAWASALMGPLGELGMQQITMGACDPLYRLARFSQSSKSPYNRDYAQACLEFNSNVLDYAKNSDDIEIVVIAGRMQAPLSKSNLLLTQTETGGFEEVDVTTDRVTKALAALAMELHKSGKKAVFIAPPPADGSDIGDCLENKAREKLRLVPQSDCTVTVEANRKYRGAALDMMADAAELAEVELLDVFGFLCKDGVCRTEIDKTILYRDYSHLTYGGAALIGEQSDLAQDILTKAR; encoded by the coding sequence GTGACATCAAACATAAGCCCGGCGGGCGCCTCCAAGTCCAAATTCCGCGCAGACATCCAGGCACTGCGAGGGGCAGCCATTTTGTTGGTGCTGTTTTATCATGCGAACCTCCCAGGCCTGGACTATGCGGGGTTTCTTGGCGTTGACCTTTTCTTCGTCATTTCAGGCTTTCTAATTACGGGCATTATCCGGGATGGTCTGGATGCCGGGACGTTTAGCTTTCTGACGTTCTATTTCAGGCGGGCCAAACGCCTGTTACCCGCCGCATTTGCGGTTATTGCGGCCGTTGTTATTGTCTCTCCTTTTATAATGACCGAGCTCGCCCTCAATGACCTGCAGGAACAGGTGTGGGGATCGTTACTTTTCATAGCTAATTTCGTTATATGGGATCAAACCGGCTACTTTGAAGCGGCTGCCGAAACCAAGCCACTGCTGCATTTTTGGTCGCTGGCGGTAGAAGAGCAGTATTACTTTGTGATGCCACTGATGCTGTTCTTCGTCCGAAGGCACGCCTGGTTTCGGGTTGTCGCTGCGATTTCAATTGCAAGCTTTGTACTAAGCGTCTATCTGGCTCCCAGATACCCCGATGCAGCCTTTTACCTTCCCCTTACGCGCATGTGGGAGCTGGGCTTGGGGTCAATGGCAGCGATTGCAACGATACCAACCCGCCAACTTCGCTGGATCTCACTTGCACGACTGCCCGCGGTTGCGTTGCTTATCATCGTGCCGTTCTTTCCAACCGGCCTCTCCCATCCGGGACTGGACGCGTTGCTCGTTTGCGGTGCGACATTAATCATTATTCTGGGGCAGACTGGTTCATCTTGGGAAACCGCCCTTCCCGTAAAGGCCATGGCCCGCATTGGTGATATCTCCTATTCTCTTTATCTGGTTCACTGGCCAGTACTGGTCTTTACGCGGGAGTTGTACGAGGGAGAGCCTCCTTTGGCTGCCATCTGGGTAGCCCTGTTACTGTCAGTACTGATCAGTGCAATGATTTATCGATTTGTTGAGGAACCCTTCAGAAAGTCTTCCCCTCGAAGCCGACGCAGATTCGTCGGCGGTTTAACAAGCTGCGCTGCCGCAATCGCCATCTCACCGGTCGCCGTCTCTGCGATGGCGGCGCCAGATCAAGACTTCGAACACATTCGCCGCACAAACTACGGCGTTGCTTTCGAATGCTCACTTAAGCCGAACGCTCCGTTTACCATCCATGACACCTGCATAACGAATGCCCCTCCCCGAGTTCTGGTATGGGGTGACTCCTATGCTATGGCTTGGGCTTCTGCGCTCATGGGCCCTCTTGGCGAGCTCGGTATGCAGCAAATCACAATGGGCGCTTGTGATCCGCTCTATCGTTTAGCACGCTTCTCACAATCATCAAAAAGCCCGTACAACCGTGACTACGCTCAGGCTTGCCTCGAATTCAATTCGAACGTCCTAGACTATGCCAAAAACAGCGATGACATTGAGATCGTCGTGATTGCCGGACGAATGCAGGCTCCATTAAGCAAATCCAATTTGTTGCTTACCCAAACTGAGACTGGCGGTTTCGAAGAGGTCGACGTCACCACTGATCGAGTAACAAAGGCTCTGGCGGCGTTAGCAATGGAACTTCATAAATCAGGAAAAAAGGCTGTATTCATTGCCCCTCCCCCTGCAGATGGCTCAGACATCGGAGATTGCCTGGAAAACAAGGCCCGGGAGAAACTCAGATTAGTACCGCAATCTGATTGCACAGTAACGGTCGAGGCAAATCGAAAGTATCGCGGCGCCGCACTCGATATGATGGCTGATGCCGCAGAGCTTGCTGAAGTCGAACTTCTGGATGTGTTTGGTTTCCTTTGTAAAGACGGGGTTTGCAGAACAGAGATTGATAAAACGATTCTTTACCGGGATTACAGTCATCTGACGTACGGCGGCGCGGCTCTGATTGGAGAACAATCGGACCTTGCACAAGACATCTTGACTAAAGCCCGCTGA
- a CDS encoding GtrA family protein yields the protein MNSNPEYLEIRLSGAFKEVSVALRYTLAGFINTIVGYVVFWVMLTWGNLSPNASNAVGYAVALSLAFHLNRRYVFDVRSYKASHYIKFIFSFAISFGSNQLVLWWFVFGVGVRPELAQIVSMIFYTIIFYAFNRLFVYR from the coding sequence ATGAACTCGAATCCAGAGTATTTGGAGATTAGGTTGAGTGGTGCTTTTAAGGAAGTATCGGTAGCGCTCCGGTACACGCTGGCCGGGTTCATCAATACCATAGTTGGCTATGTGGTGTTTTGGGTAATGTTGACATGGGGGAACCTGTCGCCAAATGCATCAAACGCTGTAGGTTATGCAGTCGCGTTGTCCTTAGCGTTCCACTTGAATCGAAGGTATGTTTTTGATGTGCGGAGCTATAAGGCTTCGCATTATATAAAGTTTATTTTTTCCTTCGCTATTTCCTTTGGATCGAACCAACTAGTTCTATGGTGGTTTGTGTTCGGAGTCGGTGTCAGGCCCGAGCTTGCGCAGATCGTGTCGATGATTTTCTACACCATTATTTTTTATGCATTTAACCGACTTTTCGTATATCGATAA
- a CDS encoding DUF6044 family protein encodes MISNSQFLRNLSLISALSVLLFAASLKVYFGQDAYVEIHDNLDSSHAWLATLHQHDLFFSGGEEEVPMLSGMERDYFMSELQLGNLIYHLFSPFDAHVLNFIIKLCIGFLSFLLLAREIFGKTARYQVVVPLVSAAYALLPGYENLFIAQASLPLIVFLYIRYLRSPAPWVLLTILVYPVLSEFPRYGIFLCGLLGAVFIYFLFFDRLMAQRTLLALVVLAIGYIVTDYRVFRLMLLSDEVTIRADFAIAPGDFWKLVKDGFLYNQYHAQSKHLYVILPVAAVGFIALLDFQAFSRGFFQGVKESAKGFELRIYLALAFVICVFSLVHALYNGTEYKHFLQTIIPPLSGFNFSRFIWLNPLAWHLIFVVSLVAIGRRFTSIVSWILALSHLLVVPATPSYGNDLANTVSCRYLSECSSKLTYRQFYSQQLFEEIKERVSYRGELVVAFGFHPAVLTYNGFFTADGYHNAYAREYKKEFRELIRPTLDASARYANYFDNWGGRAYLFSPEAGYQPTISVPSDVVRLPVDPEQLREMGIRYIISFYRFGQDSKEVLKQVGVFSTNESPYTVFVYEVQRASK; translated from the coding sequence ATGATCTCAAATTCTCAATTTTTGCGTAACTTATCTTTGATATCAGCACTATCGGTGCTACTTTTTGCTGCCTCGTTGAAAGTGTATTTCGGGCAAGACGCTTATGTCGAGATTCACGATAATCTCGACTCTTCACATGCCTGGTTAGCTACTCTGCATCAGCACGATTTATTTTTTTCTGGTGGAGAGGAAGAGGTGCCGATGCTCTCCGGGATGGAGCGCGATTATTTCATGTCTGAACTGCAGCTCGGGAATTTGATTTATCATTTATTTTCGCCCTTTGATGCCCATGTTCTAAATTTTATTATAAAACTTTGTATTGGTTTCCTCTCCTTCCTGCTTCTGGCTCGGGAGATTTTTGGTAAAACGGCTCGCTATCAGGTCGTTGTTCCGCTGGTCTCTGCAGCTTATGCATTGCTGCCGGGCTACGAAAACCTTTTTATAGCTCAAGCCTCCCTCCCGCTGATAGTGTTCCTGTATATTCGCTATTTGAGGTCTCCAGCTCCCTGGGTTTTGCTGACAATCTTGGTCTATCCGGTGCTTTCCGAGTTCCCGAGGTATGGAATTTTTCTTTGCGGACTTCTGGGCGCAGTATTTATTTATTTTCTCTTCTTCGACCGCCTAATGGCCCAAAGGACATTATTGGCCCTCGTGGTTTTGGCGATTGGTTATATTGTTACTGATTACCGCGTTTTTCGGTTGATGCTTTTGTCTGACGAAGTAACAATCCGGGCTGATTTTGCCATTGCTCCAGGCGATTTTTGGAAGCTGGTTAAGGATGGTTTTCTTTATAATCAATACCATGCACAGTCAAAGCACCTTTACGTCATTTTGCCCGTCGCGGCAGTCGGATTCATTGCTCTCCTGGATTTTCAAGCCTTTAGCCGGGGTTTCTTTCAGGGAGTCAAGGAGAGCGCGAAGGGTTTTGAATTAAGAATATACCTGGCGCTGGCTTTTGTAATTTGCGTCTTCTCCCTAGTTCATGCGTTGTACAACGGAACCGAGTACAAGCATTTTCTGCAAACGATTATTCCGCCTCTTTCGGGTTTTAATTTTTCCCGGTTTATCTGGTTGAATCCACTGGCTTGGCATTTGATCTTCGTGGTTTCATTGGTGGCCATCGGCAGACGTTTTACTTCAATTGTTTCTTGGATTCTCGCTTTGTCTCATCTGCTTGTGGTTCCGGCTACCCCCAGTTATGGCAATGATCTTGCCAATACGGTTTCGTGTAGATACCTCTCCGAATGCTCATCGAAGCTCACGTATCGGCAGTTCTATAGTCAACAGCTTTTTGAGGAAATCAAAGAGAGAGTTTCCTACAGGGGGGAACTGGTTGTGGCGTTCGGCTTTCACCCTGCGGTACTCACCTACAATGGATTTTTTACTGCCGATGGCTATCACAATGCCTACGCAAGAGAATACAAAAAAGAGTTTCGGGAGCTGATCCGTCCAACGCTGGACGCCTCAGCCCGGTACGCCAATTATTTCGATAATTGGGGAGGGCGTGCTTATCTGTTCTCTCCGGAAGCAGGCTATCAGCCAACAATCAGTGTTCCCTCTGACGTGGTTCGGCTGCCAGTTGATCCCGAGCAGCTGAGGGAAATGGGTATTCGATACATCATTTCCTTTTACAGGTTCGGGCAAGATTCGAAGGAAGTCCTAAAGCAAGTGGGTGTTTTCTCTACTAACGAATCACCGTACACAGTCTTTGTGTATGAAGTTCAACGAGCTTCGAAATAA